A single Vicinamibacterales bacterium DNA region contains:
- a CDS encoding efflux RND transporter permease subunit: protein MWLIRAALRRPITVLVAVMAVALTAVFAVSRMRADIFPDLDLPVIYVAQPYGGMSPAQMEGYITYYYEYHFLYVNGIESVESKSIQNTSLLKLTFHAGTDMAEALAQTIGYVNRARAFMPPGTVGPFIMRFDAGTVPVGYLVFSSESRSLGEIQDLALNRVRPQFATLPGLTSPPPFGGSQRTIVIRVDPNRLRSYNMSPDDVIKAVTTGNVIMPSGSVNIGDETRISAMNAVVSNINDLLELPIRMGAGPPISIRDIGSVSDSTDIPTAYALVDGRRAVYIPVTKRPNASTLDVVSEVKANLARFQALVPDDIKVSYELDQSRNVSMSLQAVLRETAIGALLTGVMVLIFLGDWRSSAIVVVTIPFALLAAVIALWGAGQTINVMTLGGLALAVGILVDEATVAIENIHTHLARGGSVARAVLDASGEVVVPRLLAMFSVVAVFVPSFFMSGVSRSLFVPLSLAVGFSMIASFFLASSLVPVLSVWLLGRHQTSPKAAHTTDWVDRLRERLGRMLQALAPARWLLVVVYAVVTIAVVALVGLNLGREIFPAGGVSQFRLRFRAPAGTKFESTERLATDVLDEIKSAAGPNNVEISLGYVGVQPSSYPINTIFLWTGGSHEGVLQVALRRAAGIRLVDFEETLRERFKTRFPMAQFSFEPGDIVNQIMNFGTSTPVEVAITGPDFAASRTFAAKMRDELARIPALRDLQYGQALDYPAIQVDVNRQMAGQLGVTVDQIGRSFAASTSSSRFVAPNYWADSRTGIAFQVQVEVPQPQVTTLDDLRVVPVSGDRGAHAMLGDVATINDATIVGEYDRINGQRMVTLTANIASQDLGRTVGQVDAAIARAGAPPRGGAVTVRGQIGAMRATFTNITTGLVVAVVVIFLLLSANFQSLRLAFVVVSTVPAALMGVVLMLFVTRTTLNVQSFMGGIMAVGVAVANSILLVTFAEQARIHGTSPLQTAIEAAKSRMRPVLMTSAAMIAGMVPMALALGEGAEATAPLGRAVIGGLAAATVATLIVLPSVYSLVQQSVRVGSPSLDPDDPASAHRGQGAV, encoded by the coding sequence TGACGTTCCATGCCGGCACCGACATGGCGGAGGCCCTGGCGCAAACGATCGGCTACGTCAACCGTGCGCGCGCGTTCATGCCGCCCGGCACGGTGGGACCGTTCATCATGCGCTTCGACGCTGGCACGGTGCCGGTCGGCTATCTGGTGTTCTCGAGCGAGAGCCGGAGCCTCGGCGAGATCCAGGACCTCGCGCTGAATCGCGTCCGTCCGCAGTTCGCGACGCTGCCCGGTCTTACGTCGCCGCCGCCGTTCGGCGGCAGCCAGCGAACGATTGTGATCCGCGTCGATCCGAATCGCCTCCGCTCGTACAACATGTCGCCGGACGACGTGATCAAGGCCGTGACGACGGGAAACGTGATCATGCCGTCGGGCAGTGTCAACATCGGCGATGAAACGCGCATCTCGGCCATGAATGCCGTGGTCTCCAACATCAACGACCTGCTTGAACTGCCGATCCGTATGGGCGCAGGACCGCCGATCTCGATTCGCGACATCGGCTCGGTCAGCGACAGCACGGACATTCCGACCGCCTATGCGTTGGTCGACGGCCGTCGCGCCGTCTACATTCCAGTGACGAAACGGCCGAACGCCTCGACGCTAGATGTGGTCAGTGAGGTCAAAGCGAACCTCGCTCGGTTCCAGGCGCTCGTGCCCGACGACATCAAAGTGAGCTACGAACTGGATCAGTCGCGCAACGTGTCGATGTCATTGCAGGCCGTGCTGCGGGAGACGGCGATCGGCGCCCTTCTGACCGGTGTGATGGTGCTGATCTTTCTCGGCGACTGGCGCAGCAGTGCCATCGTTGTCGTCACCATTCCGTTTGCGTTGTTGGCGGCGGTGATCGCCCTATGGGGCGCCGGTCAGACGATCAACGTCATGACGCTGGGCGGTCTGGCGCTGGCTGTCGGCATCCTCGTGGACGAAGCGACGGTCGCGATCGAGAACATCCATACCCATCTGGCGCGCGGCGGATCGGTCGCGCGCGCCGTGCTTGACGCCAGCGGGGAGGTCGTCGTCCCTCGCCTGCTGGCGATGTTCTCCGTCGTGGCGGTGTTCGTGCCGTCGTTCTTCATGAGCGGCGTCTCGCGATCGCTGTTCGTGCCGCTCTCGCTTGCGGTGGGCTTCTCGATGATCGCATCGTTCTTTCTCGCCAGTTCGCTGGTGCCGGTGCTGTCGGTCTGGCTGCTCGGCAGACATCAGACGTCGCCCAAGGCCGCTCATACGACCGACTGGGTGGATCGGTTGCGTGAGCGTCTCGGCCGAATGTTGCAAGCGCTCGCTCCGGCGCGCTGGCTCCTGGTCGTGGTCTATGCGGTCGTCACCATTGCTGTCGTGGCACTCGTTGGTCTCAACTTGGGACGCGAGATTTTCCCGGCCGGCGGCGTCAGCCAATTCCGGCTGCGATTCCGCGCGCCCGCCGGCACCAAGTTCGAGTCGACCGAGCGCCTCGCGACCGACGTGCTCGACGAGATCAAGAGCGCTGCCGGCCCGAACAACGTTGAGATCAGCCTCGGGTATGTCGGCGTTCAGCCTTCGTCATATCCGATCAACACGATCTTCCTGTGGACCGGCGGGTCGCACGAAGGCGTGCTGCAGGTGGCGCTCAGGCGAGCCGCGGGCATTCGGCTCGTCGACTTCGAGGAAACGCTGCGAGAACGGTTCAAAACGCGCTTTCCCATGGCGCAGTTCTCATTCGAGCCGGGCGACATCGTCAACCAGATCATGAACTTCGGCACGTCGACGCCGGTCGAGGTCGCCATCACCGGCCCGGACTTCGCTGCCAGCCGGACGTTCGCCGCCAAGATGCGGGACGAACTCGCGCGCATTCCAGCACTACGCGATCTGCAGTACGGCCAAGCCCTCGACTATCCGGCGATTCAGGTCGACGTGAACCGCCAGATGGCGGGCCAACTCGGTGTGACCGTCGATCAGATCGGGCGATCGTTTGCGGCGTCGACTTCGTCCAGCCGTTTCGTGGCACCCAATTACTGGGCCGATTCGCGCACCGGCATCGCTTTTCAGGTGCAGGTTGAGGTGCCGCAGCCGCAAGTGACGACGCTCGACGATCTCCGCGTGGTGCCGGTGAGCGGGGATCGCGGCGCCCACGCGATGCTCGGTGACGTGGCGACCATCAACGACGCCACGATCGTCGGCGAGTACGATCGCATCAACGGCCAGCGCATGGTGACCCTGACCGCGAACATTGCAAGCCAGGATTTGGGACGCACGGTCGGCCAGGTGGACGCCGCGATTGCGCGCGCGGGCGCGCCGCCGCGCGGCGGCGCGGTCACGGTGCGCGGTCAGATCGGCGCGATGCGCGCGACCTTCACGAACATCACGACCGGACTTGTTGTGGCCGTGGTCGTCATCTTCCTGCTCCTCTCCGCGAATTTTCAGTCGTTGCGCCTCGCCTTCGTCGTGGTATCCACCGTGCCGGCCGCTCTGATGGGCGTGGTGCTGATGCTGTTCGTCACGCGGACGACGCTAAACGTGCAGTCGTTCATGGGCGGGATCATGGCCGTCGGCGTCGCCGTGGCGAACTCCATCCTGCTCGTGACCTTTGCCGAACAGGCCCGCATACACGGGACCTCGCCGCTGCAAACCGCCATTGAGGCCGCCAAGTCCCGCATGCGGCCCGTGCTCATGACCAGTGCCGCGATGATCGCCGGCATGGTCCCGATGGCGCTGGCGCTGGGTGAAGGGGCGGAGGCGACGGCACCGCTTGGGCGCGCGGTGATTGGTGGTCTTGCGGCGGCCACGGTTGCGACCCTGATCGTGCTGCCATCGGTCTATTCGTTAGTGCAGCAGTCAGTGCGTGTCGGGTCGCCGTCTTTGGATCCCGACGATCCGGCGAGCGCCCATCGTGGGCAGGGAGCGGTATGA
- a CDS encoding efflux RND transporter periplasmic adaptor subunit encodes MSVQRRMTRAGTVSAVLSMLAVGACRDKAPAQTTDKSAPSGPPTIEVVRVVEQPLDVTLSLPGELAPYETVALYSRVNGFVKTISVDRGSRVKAGEQLAVLDAPELGAQKAEARSKVQSAEAQLVAVRSKAEATSSTYDKLKAASATPGVVAGNDVLVAQKAVEADQGQIAAAQQNVEAARQALKSISDMEGYLRITAPFAGVVTERNVHPGALVGPAGGSGAAPIVRIVASNRLRLVIPVPEAYTAGMTPGTALTFSVAAYPGQTFSGTVARISQAVDVITRTMAVELEVNNADGRLAPGTFCQVRWPVRRTTPSLLVPSGSVASTTGRTFVIRVRSGRTEWVDVKTGLASGPLVEVFGDLKSGDEIAVRGTDELRSGTQVRPKLSKIA; translated from the coding sequence ATGAGCGTGCAGAGACGGATGACGCGAGCAGGCACCGTGTCGGCCGTGCTGTCGATGCTGGCCGTCGGGGCGTGTCGCGATAAGGCGCCGGCGCAGACAACCGACAAGTCCGCGCCGTCAGGCCCGCCGACGATCGAGGTAGTCAGGGTCGTTGAGCAACCGCTCGACGTCACGCTGTCGCTACCCGGTGAGCTGGCCCCTTACGAGACTGTGGCGTTGTATTCCCGCGTGAACGGCTTCGTCAAGACGATCAGTGTCGACCGAGGCTCGCGGGTGAAGGCCGGCGAGCAGCTCGCCGTTCTCGACGCGCCCGAGCTCGGCGCGCAGAAAGCCGAGGCGCGGTCGAAGGTGCAGAGTGCCGAGGCCCAACTCGTCGCCGTTCGCTCGAAGGCCGAAGCCACGTCGAGCACGTACGACAAGTTGAAGGCGGCATCGGCTACGCCGGGTGTGGTGGCTGGTAATGACGTCCTCGTGGCCCAGAAGGCAGTGGAAGCCGATCAGGGACAGATCGCCGCCGCGCAACAAAACGTGGAAGCGGCCCGCCAGGCGCTCAAATCGATCAGCGACATGGAAGGCTATCTCCGGATCACGGCGCCGTTTGCGGGTGTCGTCACCGAGCGCAACGTACATCCCGGCGCGCTCGTAGGGCCAGCGGGAGGATCGGGAGCCGCACCCATCGTGCGCATCGTGGCCAGCAATCGCCTGCGGCTCGTGATCCCCGTCCCCGAAGCCTATACCGCAGGTATGACCCCAGGTACTGCGCTGACCTTTTCAGTGGCGGCCTATCCGGGCCAGACGTTCTCCGGAACGGTCGCGAGGATTTCGCAGGCGGTCGATGTCATTACGCGGACGATGGCGGTTGAACTTGAGGTGAATAACGCCGACGGGCGGCTCGCCCCGGGCACCTTTTGTCAGGTCCGTTGGCCGGTGCGGCGAACGACGCCTTCGCTCCTGGTGCCCAGCGGCAGCGTTGCCAGCACAACCGGCCGCACCTTTGTCATCCGCGTACGCAGTGGCCGCACGGAATGGGTCGACGTGAAGACCGGGCTGGCCTCCGGGCCGCTCGTCGAGGTGTTCGGCGATCTCAAGTCCGGAGACGAAATTGCTGTTCGTGGCACCGATGAACTCCGATCTGGAACACAAGTGCGGCCCAAACTGAGCAAGATCGCGTGA